From a region of the Bradyrhizobium sp. KBS0727 genome:
- a CDS encoding MFS transporter has protein sequence MFEILDRRTSLTGNQIKILAAAIIGDALEFFDYFLIGFVLAFLIGPWKLTFGQSATVLMSSGIGAIIGAYVWGWLADRIGRRVVFIGTVLNFSIATGLLYFTPDNGWVYLAIMRFFVGTGVGGLYCVDLPLVQEFMPSSKRGWVGGLVTCVIPLGVGLGAVMGALIGSGEWRLLFAIGVLPAFLVLLVRLWVPESPRWLCRQGRYEDARKSLAWALQMEPSALPMPTAADAGPVIKSSWFDLFKYPRSLLVSWLGNAGAQTGVYGITLWAPSLFVLLLKVSPQEAAKMMILLSVSGFIGRLSFSYFSEALGRRTAGGLLGLGAGILTIVAGYNYDTTLFGLSAFWLILAVAFFFADGGFAIVGPYAAEVWPSHLRTTGMGSAYGFGGIGKIIGPVGLALIVGSNNYLKPDVPLTQIPTAFIYLGCWFLMAGIVYYFIGFETRGKSIEQIDKELADGLDLSTAQVRQA, from the coding sequence ATGTTCGAAATACTCGACCGCCGGACGAGTCTGACCGGCAATCAGATCAAGATCCTTGCTGCGGCCATCATTGGCGACGCGCTCGAATTCTTCGATTATTTCCTGATCGGTTTCGTGCTCGCCTTCCTGATCGGCCCCTGGAAGCTCACCTTTGGTCAATCGGCCACCGTGCTGATGAGTTCCGGCATCGGCGCCATCATCGGCGCCTATGTCTGGGGCTGGCTCGCCGATCGTATCGGCCGCCGCGTGGTATTCATCGGGACCGTGCTGAATTTCTCGATCGCGACCGGCCTGCTCTATTTCACGCCGGACAACGGCTGGGTCTATCTTGCGATCATGCGCTTCTTCGTCGGAACCGGTGTCGGCGGCCTGTATTGCGTGGACCTGCCGCTGGTGCAGGAATTCATGCCCTCCTCCAAGCGTGGCTGGGTCGGCGGCCTCGTGACCTGCGTTATCCCGCTCGGTGTCGGCCTCGGCGCCGTCATGGGCGCCCTGATCGGCAGCGGCGAATGGCGATTGCTGTTCGCGATCGGCGTGTTGCCGGCCTTTCTTGTCTTGCTCGTGCGTCTCTGGGTTCCGGAGTCGCCGCGCTGGCTGTGCCGCCAGGGCCGATACGAGGACGCGCGCAAGTCGCTCGCCTGGGCCTTGCAGATGGAACCGTCGGCGCTACCGATGCCGACGGCAGCCGATGCCGGTCCGGTCATCAAGTCGAGCTGGTTCGATCTGTTCAAATATCCGCGCAGCCTGCTGGTTTCGTGGCTCGGCAATGCCGGCGCCCAGACCGGCGTCTACGGCATCACGCTGTGGGCGCCGTCGCTGTTTGTCTTGCTGTTGAAGGTGTCGCCACAGGAGGCCGCCAAGATGATGATCCTGCTCAGCGTCTCCGGTTTCATCGGCCGCCTCTCGTTCTCCTATTTCTCCGAAGCCCTGGGGCGCCGTACGGCCGGCGGGCTGCTTGGCCTTGGCGCCGGCATCCTGACCATCGTCGCCGGATACAATTACGATACGACGCTGTTCGGCCTGTCGGCGTTCTGGCTGATCCTGGCCGTGGCCTTCTTCTTCGCCGACGGCGGCTTTGCCATCGTCGGGCCCTACGCGGCCGAGGTCTGGCCATCCCATCTTCGAACCACCGGCATGGGATCGGCCTATGGTTTTGGCGGCATCGGCAAGATCATCGGCCCGGTCGGGCTTGCCCTGATCGTCGGCTCCAACAACTACCTCAAACCCGACGTGCCGCTGACCCAGATTCCGACGGCCTTTATCTATCTCGGTTGCTGGTTTCTGATGGCCGGCATCGTGTATTATTTCATCGGCTTTGAAACCAGGGGCAAGTCGATCGAGCAGATCGACAAGGAACTGGCCGATGGGCTCGATCTTTCGACCGCTCAAGTTCGTCAGGCCTAG
- a CDS encoding VOC family protein produces MGLGGLQHYTIEPSDLERTKDFYCDVLGLENGDRPPLDFPGYWLYSGGTATVHLMGTRKPREGIVVRGTEKKFEDTGRLDHIAFAADDVDGMRKRLQAKGVKFRESIVPRTGDTQFFLYDPDGVGVELNFPKP; encoded by the coding sequence ATGGGACTAGGCGGACTACAGCACTACACCATCGAACCCTCTGACCTCGAGCGCACCAAGGATTTCTATTGCGACGTGCTCGGTCTGGAAAACGGTGACCGGCCGCCGCTCGACTTCCCCGGCTACTGGCTCTACTCGGGTGGCACCGCCACGGTGCACCTGATGGGCACGCGCAAGCCACGCGAAGGCATCGTGGTGCGCGGGACCGAGAAGAAATTCGAGGACACCGGGCGGCTCGACCATATCGCCTTTGCGGCGGATGACGTCGACGGCATGCGCAAGCGCCTGCAGGCCAAGGGCGTGAAATTCCGCGAGAGCATCGTGCCGCGGACCGGCGACACGCAGTTCTTTCTCTACGATCCCGACGGTGTCGGCGTGGAATTGAATTTCCCCAAGCCCTGA
- a CDS encoding BTAD domain-containing putative transcriptional regulator encodes MTLPVMRLRLLGRFGVAASDDESKPIQLATKKTRALLAYLGMSSDYAASREELAALLWGGCSDRQARQSLRQALTLLRKELPTSAFMTDTKIVRLDPASWSIDAREFASFAGSQNAEDLERAARLLTGDFLSGFILEEESFEEWVSAQRTRLQHAAAQLCETFVRRPDLAIEPNQALAAIDQLIALDPLREDWHRLAIALYARYRGKNEALSRAGSFAGMLQRELGVAPERETRAMLESLRSSDAPVVQRPLQDVQHDRRRPLTDGSTAIGPVILPVAPRWNFLTRRPDGMTLAGLALAGILGAAATFASEPLHTILRLGPWTSFQSSTALGAPHDPWRSPALAHETQLRKGIIPIVVLPFASPGGADEPGQLIADMLTDDLTNTLSRVPSFRVISRQTARSYQGQVIDVAKLGTELQVRYVLEGSVRIQDDNLRVNVELINPATRLSVWSGRVERHGADRQGVRDEIVSRLARELQFEVLPIESQRLSNDFDADAFAYRGWAALSQVNLEGYKEALALFNKALEHDPKNLSAQLGIGAYHARMGAQVLDTDPGGHRSKAEEILRQVLVRDPESSQAHFYLALALNRLPALPEALEHLERAIRIDPSDASAHAQIGNGLIRSGKVSEGLEHVRYAMLLSPRDPIMPVWLEFAGNAELELGKYREAITTFERSIAINPHYPRSWAGLVAAYALANQPTEARRFAAKLRAFAPSLENEDLPKHFGRSENSKLHEGLMLAFGSPDR; translated from the coding sequence ATGACATTGCCTGTAATGCGTCTGCGTTTGCTCGGCCGGTTCGGCGTCGCCGCTTCGGATGACGAGTCCAAGCCAATCCAGCTCGCGACGAAAAAGACCCGGGCTCTGCTGGCCTATCTCGGGATGAGCAGCGATTATGCGGCAAGCCGCGAGGAACTCGCGGCGTTGCTGTGGGGCGGTTGCTCCGATCGGCAAGCGCGGCAGAGCCTGCGGCAGGCGCTGACCTTGTTACGCAAGGAACTTCCGACGTCCGCTTTCATGACCGACACCAAGATCGTGCGGCTCGATCCGGCATCGTGGTCGATCGATGCCCGGGAGTTTGCATCGTTTGCTGGCTCGCAGAATGCGGAAGACCTCGAGCGTGCGGCCCGGTTGCTCACCGGCGACTTTCTCTCCGGATTCATCCTTGAAGAAGAGTCTTTCGAAGAGTGGGTCAGCGCGCAGCGAACGCGCCTGCAGCACGCGGCCGCGCAGCTCTGCGAAACCTTCGTGCGGCGCCCGGATCTGGCGATTGAACCGAACCAGGCGCTGGCGGCCATCGACCAGTTGATAGCGCTCGATCCGCTGCGAGAAGATTGGCATCGGCTCGCGATCGCCTTGTACGCCCGCTACCGTGGCAAGAACGAAGCGTTGTCGCGGGCTGGTAGTTTTGCAGGTATGCTTCAGCGCGAACTCGGGGTCGCGCCCGAACGAGAAACCCGGGCCATGCTCGAGAGTCTCCGGAGCAGCGATGCGCCTGTGGTCCAACGACCGTTGCAAGATGTTCAACATGACCGCCGCCGGCCGCTTACCGACGGCAGTACCGCTATCGGGCCGGTGATTTTGCCTGTCGCGCCACGATGGAACTTTCTGACGCGACGCCCTGACGGGATGACCTTGGCAGGGTTAGCCCTAGCCGGGATTCTGGGAGCTGCGGCAACTTTCGCTTCGGAGCCCTTGCACACCATTTTGAGACTCGGCCCGTGGACTTCGTTCCAATCATCCACGGCGCTCGGCGCCCCGCATGACCCCTGGCGCTCGCCGGCGCTCGCTCATGAAACACAACTGCGGAAGGGCATTATCCCGATTGTGGTGTTGCCGTTCGCAAGCCCGGGCGGCGCCGATGAGCCGGGTCAGTTGATCGCCGACATGCTGACGGACGATCTGACCAATACGTTGTCGCGTGTTCCCTCGTTCCGGGTCATCTCGCGCCAGACGGCGCGCAGCTACCAGGGTCAGGTCATCGACGTGGCCAAGCTCGGCACCGAACTGCAGGTAAGATATGTGCTGGAAGGCAGCGTCCGGATTCAGGATGACAATCTTCGGGTCAACGTCGAACTGATCAACCCGGCCACCCGCCTCTCGGTGTGGAGCGGCCGTGTCGAGCGTCACGGGGCCGACCGGCAGGGCGTCCGGGACGAAATCGTCAGCCGGTTGGCGCGTGAGCTTCAGTTTGAAGTTCTTCCGATCGAAAGCCAGCGGCTGTCGAATGATTTCGACGCCGATGCGTTCGCCTATCGCGGCTGGGCTGCGCTGTCGCAGGTCAATCTCGAAGGGTACAAGGAGGCGCTCGCACTGTTCAACAAGGCGCTGGAGCACGATCCGAAAAATCTTTCCGCTCAACTTGGCATCGGCGCCTATCACGCCCGGATGGGGGCTCAGGTTCTCGATACCGATCCGGGCGGCCATCGCAGCAAGGCGGAGGAAATCCTGCGTCAGGTGCTGGTACGCGACCCCGAGTCGAGCCAGGCCCATTTCTATCTGGCCCTCGCACTCAATCGGCTGCCCGCATTGCCGGAAGCGCTGGAACATCTGGAGCGAGCGATCAGGATCGATCCCAGCGACGCCAGTGCGCACGCCCAGATCGGCAACGGCCTGATCCGTTCCGGGAAAGTCTCCGAGGGGCTCGAACACGTCCGCTATGCGATGCTGCTAAGTCCGCGCGACCCGATCATGCCGGTCTGGCTTGAGTTCGCAGGCAATGCGGAACTCGAGCTCGGCAAGTATCGCGAGGCGATCACGACGTTCGAGCGCTCGATCGCGATCAACCCCCACTATCCGCGAAGCTGGGCGGGCCTCGTGGCGGCATACGCGCTGGCCAACCAACCCACTGAGGCCCGGCGCTTCGCCGCGAAGCTCAGGGCGTTTGCGCCGAGCCTCGAAAACGAAGACCTGCCCAAGCATTTCGGCCGCAGCGAGAACTCCAAGCTGCACGAAGGCCTGATGCTGGCCTTCGGCTCGCCGGACCGATAG
- a CDS encoding tripartite tricarboxylate transporter substrate binding protein — translation MGAVLRVLLAAVWLASGVAATLAQGYPNKPVRIVVGFTAGGPTDAIARIVAQKLSDSLGHQFVVENIGGAGGNTAAGQVAHAPADGYTIMAISTGFVVNPSLYAKVPYDAVKDFVPVTLVAVSPNVVVVNPSVPAKTLPELVQLIRDNPGKYSFAGPGVGSTPHLGGELFRLAFKLDLVHVPFAGAGPAIQATVGGHTPIAFTALPPALSAVQAGQLRALGIAATERAAGMPDVPTFAEQGIKDQDADTLTGIVAPAGTPKEIVDLLYREIAKAVSQPDVKERLTALGFKPVANTPDEFGTRIRLEMDKWGKVVRDANLRVE, via the coding sequence ATGGGCGCCGTCTTACGCGTATTGCTCGCAGCCGTGTGGCTGGCGTCCGGTGTCGCGGCGACGTTGGCGCAGGGCTATCCCAACAAGCCGGTCCGCATCGTGGTCGGGTTTACAGCGGGCGGACCGACCGATGCCATTGCGCGGATCGTGGCGCAGAAGCTTTCCGACAGTCTCGGTCACCAGTTCGTCGTCGAGAATATCGGCGGCGCCGGCGGCAATACCGCGGCCGGCCAGGTCGCGCACGCGCCCGCCGACGGCTACACGATCATGGCGATCTCTACCGGCTTCGTCGTCAACCCCAGCCTCTACGCCAAGGTACCGTACGACGCTGTCAAGGACTTTGTACCGGTGACGCTGGTCGCGGTCTCGCCGAATGTCGTGGTGGTCAATCCATCGGTACCGGCCAAAACGCTGCCCGAACTGGTGCAGCTCATTCGCGACAATCCCGGCAAGTACAGCTTTGCCGGTCCCGGTGTCGGCTCGACGCCGCATCTCGGCGGCGAGTTGTTCCGGCTGGCGTTCAAGCTCGACCTCGTGCACGTGCCGTTTGCCGGCGCCGGGCCGGCGATCCAGGCGACCGTCGGCGGCCACACCCCGATTGCGTTCACCGCGCTGCCGCCGGCGCTCTCGGCGGTACAGGCCGGCCAACTCCGTGCGCTCGGCATTGCTGCCACCGAACGCGCCGCGGGTATGCCCGACGTGCCGACCTTCGCCGAACAGGGCATCAAGGACCAGGACGCCGACACACTGACCGGCATCGTCGCGCCGGCGGGAACACCGAAGGAGATCGTCGACCTGCTCTATCGTGAGATCGCAAAAGCGGTTTCCCAGCCGGATGTAAAGGAACGCCTCACCGCACTCGGCTTCAAGCCGGTCGCGAATACCCCGGATGAGTTCGGCACCCGCATCAGATTGGAGATGGACAAATGGGGCAAGGTGGTGCGGGACGCCAACCTGCGGGTCGAGTGA
- a CDS encoding PilZ domain-containing protein — MLPPAGNCCSARAPLFNVLAISSSIEHHPGPGGMEEKRRHPRTDTDEPAFVSSGGSVMRCVVRNVSLEGAAIDVENPAFVPQRFLLVMANDSSIVHKCQIAWIQKNRIGLTFIDAE, encoded by the coding sequence GTGTTGCCGCCAGCCGGCAACTGCTGCAGCGCACGCGCGCCATTGTTTAATGTTTTGGCGATATCGTCATCGATTGAGCATCATCCGGGACCAGGCGGGATGGAAGAGAAACGAAGGCATCCGCGAACCGACACCGACGAGCCGGCCTTTGTGTCGTCAGGAGGCTCGGTGATGCGCTGCGTGGTGCGGAATGTTTCGCTCGAGGGGGCGGCGATCGACGTCGAAAACCCGGCCTTTGTTCCGCAACGCTTCCTTCTGGTGATGGCGAACGATTCGTCGATCGTTCATAAGTGCCAGATTGCCTGGATCCAGAAAAACCGGATCGGCCTGACTTTCATCGACGCGGAATGA
- a CDS encoding acyl-CoA dehydrogenase family protein, whose amino-acid sequence MDTAIATTADLAGDPTVIALAEAVRPHVAAASNAIETTRRLPRVLLDRLHEAQLFRLLLPRSSRGIETDPVTFFHVIETIAKADASTAWCLSQAGGCAMSAAYLDLPVAQAIFGDPRAVLAWGPGPRVKAVECEGGYRVTGVWAFASGGRHATWLGAHCPIYAADGSPRYEANGSPLERTMLVRTEDVEWTDIWNTVGLRGTASDQFALNDHFVRSDHSMTREFDRECRESGPLYRMGAGTCYQVGFAGVACGIARSALDTFVETMRNKVPRGAKGLLRDNAVVQCNLAQAEVNLRAARGYVLQSMADTWKDLTAGGTITVAQRINMRMASTNAIHKAREAVDFAYNAAGATAIFEDHPLERRFRDMHTVTQQLQGQIRHFETVGAWMLGAETDLTFV is encoded by the coding sequence TTGGATACAGCGATCGCAACGACTGCCGATCTTGCGGGCGACCCGACGGTGATCGCCCTAGCCGAAGCCGTGCGTCCTCACGTCGCGGCGGCTTCGAACGCCATCGAGACGACGCGCCGGCTGCCGCGGGTGCTGCTGGACAGGCTGCACGAGGCGCAGCTGTTCCGGCTGCTGTTGCCGCGCTCGTCCCGCGGGATCGAAACCGATCCCGTCACCTTCTTCCACGTCATCGAAACCATCGCCAAGGCCGATGCCTCCACGGCCTGGTGCCTGAGCCAGGCCGGCGGCTGCGCCATGTCGGCGGCCTATCTCGACCTACCGGTGGCGCAGGCCATCTTCGGCGACCCCCGAGCGGTGCTGGCCTGGGGGCCCGGCCCCAGGGTGAAAGCGGTCGAATGCGAGGGCGGCTATCGCGTCACCGGCGTGTGGGCGTTTGCCTCCGGCGGCCGTCACGCGACCTGGCTCGGCGCGCATTGTCCGATCTATGCGGCCGACGGTTCGCCAAGATACGAAGCCAACGGCTCGCCGCTGGAGCGCACCATGCTGGTGCGCACCGAGGACGTCGAATGGACCGACATCTGGAACACCGTCGGCCTGCGCGGCACCGCCAGCGACCAGTTCGCGCTGAACGACCATTTTGTCCGGTCCGATCACTCGATGACCCGCGAATTCGACCGCGAGTGCCGTGAAAGCGGCCCGCTCTACCGCATGGGCGCGGGCACCTGTTACCAGGTGGGCTTTGCCGGCGTCGCCTGCGGCATCGCCCGGAGCGCGCTCGATACCTTTGTCGAAACGATGCGCAACAAGGTGCCGCGCGGCGCCAAAGGCCTGTTGCGCGACAACGCGGTGGTCCAGTGCAATCTCGCCCAGGCGGAGGTCAATCTCCGCGCGGCGCGCGGCTATGTGCTGCAGTCGATGGCCGACACTTGGAAAGATCTTACCGCGGGCGGGACCATCACCGTTGCACAGCGCATCAACATGCGGATGGCCTCAACCAATGCCATTCACAAGGCGCGCGAGGCGGTCGATTTCGCCTACAACGCCGCCGGCGCCACCGCGATCTTCGAGGATCATCCGCTCGAGCGCCGCTTCCGTGACATGCACACCGTGACTCAGCAGCTTCAGGGCCAGATCAGGCATTTTGAAACCGTCGGCGCCTGGATGCTGGGCGCCGAAACCGACCTCACTTTCGTTTAA
- a CDS encoding Spy/CpxP family protein refolding chaperone — translation MISLTKLARPWSRLRVALGAVALLALGASASVDAQVVQGVEKGAREGNKAAGPVGGVLGGAIGGVVGVVTGVTGVLTGGSKGGQAPAAKEGKPSEPPKQGDTAKQGDTAKPAKAAKGTKSAKQQQQAVLTQDGAPTLTAEQIVINSDANIERIKKELNLTPEQEKHWAGFNSAMHYLGHNGADRLNLRIARAKRDPPDDIIEQMRNEAQFLNDRAVDQRNVADAAEPLFAALDDKQKATFIQEMVNLSHERGLD, via the coding sequence ATGATCAGTCTTACTAAGCTTGCGCGTCCGTGGTCGCGGTTGCGTGTCGCACTTGGCGCCGTGGCTCTGCTTGCACTCGGTGCATCCGCAAGCGTGGACGCGCAGGTGGTCCAAGGGGTCGAGAAAGGGGCGCGAGAGGGTAACAAGGCGGCCGGCCCCGTCGGCGGCGTGCTGGGCGGCGCTATCGGCGGCGTCGTCGGCGTGGTGACTGGCGTCACCGGCGTCTTGACCGGCGGTTCGAAGGGCGGACAGGCCCCGGCAGCGAAAGAGGGCAAGCCGAGTGAGCCGCCCAAACAAGGCGACACCGCAAAGCAAGGCGACACCGCGAAGCCGGCAAAGGCTGCGAAGGGCACGAAGTCCGCAAAGCAGCAACAGCAAGCCGTCCTCACTCAGGATGGCGCGCCGACGCTGACCGCCGAACAGATCGTCATCAACAGCGACGCCAATATCGAGCGGATCAAGAAGGAATTGAACCTCACTCCCGAGCAGGAGAAGCATTGGGCAGGCTTCAACAGCGCAATGCACTATCTCGGGCACAACGGCGCCGATCGGCTGAACCTGCGTATCGCACGCGCCAAGCGCGACCCGCCCGACGATATCATCGAGCAGATGCGCAACGAAGCCCAGTTCCTCAACGACCGTGCCGTCGATCAGCGCAATGTGGCCGACGCGGCCGAGCCGCTGTTTGCAGCGCTGGACGACAAGCAAAAGGCGACGTTCATTCAGGAGATGGTCAATCTCAGCCACGAGCGCGGGCTGGACTGA
- a CDS encoding DsbA family protein → MTVRRRTVVAILLAFAATSCTGSAMAQSAIAAAVAKPVSLPDIVIGSAKAPVTITEYASMSCPHCAAFGENVFPMLRSRFIDTGKVRFVFREFPLDPKAAAASMLARCIAKDDSEKYLGAVETLFKLQDRLVAQTKDTLFFVGKLNGMSEQEVEGCAKDQAQLDRLAADQQYALHELKVVSTPTFFLNGVKLQGSMSFEELEERLKPLLRK, encoded by the coding sequence TTGACCGTTCGCCGCCGCACCGTTGTTGCCATTCTCCTCGCTTTCGCGGCCACGTCCTGTACCGGCTCGGCCATGGCGCAAAGCGCAATTGCCGCGGCCGTCGCCAAGCCGGTATCGCTGCCCGACATCGTCATCGGGTCGGCCAAGGCGCCGGTGACCATCACCGAATACGCTTCGATGAGCTGCCCGCATTGCGCGGCCTTCGGCGAGAATGTCTTTCCGATGCTCCGGTCCAGATTTATCGACACCGGCAAGGTGCGGTTCGTGTTCCGCGAATTCCCGCTCGATCCCAAGGCGGCCGCGGCCTCGATGCTGGCACGCTGCATCGCCAAGGACGATTCCGAAAAATACCTCGGTGCAGTCGAGACCCTGTTCAAGCTGCAGGACCGGCTGGTTGCGCAGACAAAGGACACGCTGTTCTTTGTCGGCAAGCTGAACGGCATGAGCGAACAGGAAGTCGAGGGTTGCGCGAAGGATCAGGCTCAGCTCGACAGGCTCGCCGCCGACCAGCAATATGCGCTGCACGAGTTGAAGGTCGTTTCGACGCCGACCTTCTTCCTGAACGGCGTGAAGCTTCAGGGCTCGATGTCATTTGAGGAGCTCGAAGAGCGGCTCAAGCCGCTGCTGCGGAAATAA